From a single Anabas testudineus chromosome 5, fAnaTes1.2, whole genome shotgun sequence genomic region:
- the myog gene encoding myogenin, whose translation MELFETNPYFFPDQRFYEGGENYFPSRLPGGYDQAGYQDRNTMMGLCGNLSGGVGVGVTATEDKASPSSLSPHSETHCPGQCLPWACKMCKRKTVTMDRRKAATLREKRRLKKVNEAFDALKRSTLMNPNQRLPKVEILRSAIQYIERLQALVSSLNQQDTETGQQGLHYRPSSSQPRVSSSSEPSSGSTCCSSPEWSSTPEQCTQSYSSEDLLSVADSPEQGNMHALTSIVDRISEADGAVTFPVDIPK comes from the exons ATGGAGCTTTTCGAGACCAACCCTTACTTCTTCCCTGACCAGCGCTTCTACGAAGGAGGGGAGAATTACTTCCCCTCTCGCCTACCTGGGGGGTATGACCAAGCTGGCTACCAGGATAGGAACACGATGATGGGCTTGTGTGGGAATCTGTCTGGGGGCGTTGGAGTCGGGGTCACAGCAACAGAGGACAAAGCCTCTCCATCCAGCCTGTCACCTCACTCTGAGACCCACTGTCCAGGCCAGTGCCTGCCCTGGGCCTGTAAGATGTGCAAAAGGAAGACAGTGACCATGGACCGCCGGAAAGCAGCCACACTGAGGGAGAAGAGGCGTCTGAAGAAGGTGAATGAGGCCTTTGACGCCTTGAAGAGGAGCACCCTGATGAACCCCAACCAAAGGCTGCCCAAGGTGGAGATCTTGCGGAGCGCCATCCAGTATATCGAAAGGCTGCAGGCCCTAGTGTCCTCCCTCAACCAGCAGGACACGGAGACAGGACAACAGGGACTGCACTACCGACCCAGCTCATCCCAGCCCAGA GTGTCGTCGTCAAGTGAGCCCAGTTCAGGCAGTacctgctgcagcagccctGAATGGAGCAGCACTCCAGAGCAGTGCACGCAGAGCTACAGCAGCGAGG ATCTCCTGAGTGTTGCAGACTCTCCGGAGCAGGGGAACATGCATGCCCTGACCTCTATTGTGGACAGAATCTCTGAAGCAGACGGAGCTGTAACCTTTCCTGTGGACATTCCCAAATAG